A segment of the Nitrospina gracilis 3/211 genome:
AATCGACGGCAAGACGCACGAGCCGATGGAATTTGTCGTCATCGACGTCGAAGAAACTTATTCCGGCAAAGTGATGGAAGCCCTCGGTACCCGAAAGGGCTCACTCAAGAACATGATTCACATGGACGACGGCCACGTGCGCCTCGAGTACCACGTGCCCACGCGGTTCCTGTTCGGGTTCCAGTCCGATTTCCTGACCATGACCAAGGGAACCGGTACGCTGCAACATACGTTCGAAACTTTCGTGCCATTCATGGGCGGTTCTGCCAAACGGTTGCGCGGCGCCCTGATCGCGCTGGAAAACGGGCAGACCACGGGTTACTCCATCTTCAACCTGCAGGACCGGGGCCAGTTGTTCGTCGGTCCCGGCCAACCGGTTTACACCGGCATGATCATCGGCGAAAACGCGAAGGACAACGACCTTGTGGTCAACATCTGCAAGGAAAAAAAGCTGACCAACATGCGCGCGTCCGGGTCCGACGACACCGTCATCCTGACTCCGCCCCGCATCATGAGCCTCGAACAGGTGCTCGGCTTTCTGAACGAGGACGAGCTGGCTGAGATCACGCCCAAGAGCATCCGTCTGCGCAAGAAGTACCTAGACGAAAACGAGCGCAAACGTCAGGCCAAAACACAGAAGGTGGCCTGACAACCGCACGCCTCCTTCCCCACAAACCATTCACTAAAGCATCGTTGAGGAAACCCGGTAAATGGGATACAATCACGCCTGTTTCCGGCGATGGTTGTACTTCGTCGGTTCCCTGCGGTCCCAAAAAATAACGAGTCTTATATATGGATAGAACCACGCTGGTGCAGTTCATCCGGCGCCAGGAGAAAATGACTCCCGGCGCCACGGGCGAGTTCACCAACCTCATGAACGAAGTGCTGGTGGGCGCCAAGATCGTGTCCCTTCAGGTCAACAACGCGGGTTTGGGCGAGGATATTCTGGGCATGTCCGGCCGCGTCAACGTGCAGGGGGAGGAGGTCCAGAAACTCGACGACTACGCCAACGACATTTTCATCAAGCTGGTGGGGGAATCCGGCAACATCTGCGCCATCACCTCCGAGGAAAACGAAAAGCCTGTCATCATCCCACCGGACCGTGCAGGCAAGTACATCTTCATGGTCGATCCGCTGGACGGATCGTCAAATATCGACGTCAATGTCAACATCGGCTCCATTTTCTCCGTGTACCGCAAGCAAAGCCCGGGACCGGACGTCACCGACGACGATCTCCTTCAACCGGGTCACCAGCAGGTGGCGGCGGGATACATCATATACGGACCCAGCACACTGTTCGTATACACTTCCGGCAACGGAGTGCACACCTTCACCCTGGACCCCGCACTGGGAGAATTTTTTCTCTCCACGCAGGACATGAAAATTCCCCGGCAGGGATCGACCTACAGTGTAAACGAAGGCAACTCGCAGGTCTGGCAGGAGCCGCAGAAAAAACTCGTCGAGTATCTTAAGGAAAACGACAAAGAAACGAAGCGGCCCTACAAGCTCCGCTACATCGGGTCGCTGGTGGCGGACTTCCACCGCACCCTGCTGAAGGGCGGCATCTTCATGTATCCCGGAGACAAGAAAAGTCCGGAAGGGAAACTGCGTTATGCCTTCGAAGCCGCACCGATGGCGATGATCGTGGAGAATGCGGGCGGCAAGGCCTCCAACGGAAAAGAACGCATTCTGGATATCAAGCCCACAGACATTCACCAGCGCGTTCCCCTGTATATCGGCAGCCCGGAGGACATGGACCGCGCGCATGCATTGCTTGCGTGACGGTGCCTGCCTCCTCCCGCAACCAAAACCTGATCAGCCCAACCGTTAAATGAAAATTCAAAGCATACGCGGCGTCAAAGACATTCTTCCCGGTGAGATCGAAAAGTGGCACAAGGTGGAAGCGGCCGCCCGGCGGGTGCTTGCACCTTACGGGTTTCAGGAGATCCGCCTGCCCATTTTCGAAAGCACAAGCCTGTTCAAACGCAGTATCGGCGAGACCACCGACATCGTCGAAAAAGAGATGTACACCTTCACCGATCGCGGCGGTGATGAAATCACCCTTCGCCCGGAGGGCACGGCCTCGGTCGTACGTTCGTACATCCAGCATAAAATGCACGGCCAGGCCCAGTTGGTGAAGCTGTATTACATGGGCCCCATGTTCCGTTACGAACGGCCGCAGGCGGGACGCTTCCGCCAGTTTTACCAGATCGGTGCGGAAGCGCTGGGCTCGGCGAGCCCGCTGGTCGACGCCGAAGTCATGACCATGCTCATCGCCCTGTTTCGCGACCTGGGTCTGAACGGTGTCGAGTTGCAGATCAACTCGCTGGGCTGTCCGGAATGCCGTCCGCCTTACCGCGAGTTACTCAAAGACGCCATCCGAAAGCACCTCGACGAATTGTGCAGTAACTGCACCTCGCGATACGAGCGCAATCCCCTGCGCGTCCTTGACTGCAAGGTGGAACGGGACCGGGAGATCGCCCTCACCCTTCCGCGCATATCGGATCACTTGTGCGAAGGGTGTCGTGAGAACTTTGCCGCCGTGCAGGAGGCGCTCACCAGCATGGACACCCCGTTCACGTTGAACACCCAGCTGGTCCGGGGACTTGATTACTACACCCGCACGACGTTCGAGGTGGTGGGTACGGAAGGACTCGGCTCACAGAACGCCATCTGCGGCGGCGGCCGCTACGACACTTTGGTGGAGGAGTTCGACGGGCCGCCCACCCCCTGTTTCGGTTTCGCCGTCGGTGTGGAGCGGCTCATCGCAACCCTGCCAGAATCCACTTGGCAGGACATCGCGAAGAAACCCGATCTGTTTGCCGTATTGATGGGCGAAAAGGCGAAGCGGCGCGGGCAGGCACTAATCCAGACACTGCGCGCCGCCGGTTGGTACGTTGAGTTGGACTACGAAGGCGGGAGCATGAAGAGTCAGATGCGAAAAGCCAACCGCCAGGAATGCCGCTTTGTCCTCATCATCGGCGACAATGAAATCGAAAGCGGAACGTATTTTTTAAAGAATATGACGGATGGTCAACAGGTCTCGATTGACTCCGATCAATGCATCGAAATGATAGAAACCCATTTGAAAACCCCTTGAATCCGAAATCGTTTCAACACCCCGTTATGCCGCGGTTGACTCCATGCACCCATAGTGCTAGATTTTCGTTCGGGAGGCTGATTTATGAGTAACAAAGAACAGGAAGTACTCGAAAAGTACATTTCCCAGCACAATCTGAAAATCACCAAACAGCGCCGGGCTGTGCTGGAAGCGTTTCTGAATTGTGAAGATCACGTCAGCGCCGAGGAGCTATACAAGATCGTTTCCGCCAAGGAACCGAAGATCGGCCTCGCCACCGTGTACCGTACACTTTCCCTGCTGACCGAAAGCGGCCTGGCGGCCGAGCTGGATTTCGGCGACGGACAGAAGCGGTACGAAATGAATTACGCCCACGAACACCACGATCACATGATCTGCACGGAATGCGGCAAGATCATTGAGTTCCACAACGAAGTCATCGAAAAACTACAGGAAGAAGTCGCCCAAAAAAACGGCTTCAAAATGACCTCCCACAAACTGGATCTGTTCGGAATCTGCAAGGAATGCCAGCAGTGACGCGGGCTGTGGCTCAGGGCTGAGCCGTAGCTTCCGGCGGGTTCGGAGAGAGTCCCCCCTCCCCTTCAGTGGTTACTTTGCGTACCGGTTGCGACTTGAGCCACGTATCGGCCGAGACAACGCAACGGAACCCAATGAAATTGAATTTCTCATTCACCAATCCGCCGTAGGTGGAGATTTTTGAGTACACACGATTCTTGGGATTCAACCAGGTGCGGTTGGTCAGGCGCAGAGCCCCGGCGGAGGAAACAATGGAACCCCCTCGGATCACCTTGTATTCGCCGGTATTGGGCCCGGTAGGATCCTTCAATTTCTCTGACGGGTACACATTCTGCCACCAGTCCTCTGTCCATTCCCAGACGTTGCCCATCATGTCGTAAAGACCGAAAGCGTTCGGTTTTTTCTGTCCGACCGGGTGGGTGGTCCCTTCCGCATTATCCATGAACCACGCGTATTCGCCATCCATCACGTTGCCCCAGTAATAACGGGTTTCCGCTCCCGCACGGGCGGCGTACTCCCATTCGGCTTCCGTGGGCAGGCGGCAGGCGCCGTTGCTCTTTTTGAGGAATTTCTGAATGTCGTAGTAATTGACCTGTTCCACCGGGTGTGTGGGTCCGATGAACTTGGACGGGTTGAAGCCCATCACCCGCTCCCAGCGCTCCTGTGTCACCTCATACTGGTCCATAAAAAAGTCCTCGAGGCATACTTCGCGCTCGAATTTTTCATCCACCTGGGCGTTGTTGTTCCCCATGATAAAACAACCGCCCTTAATGAAGACCATGCCTTCCGGAGCCATTGCGGCGATTTTTTTATCCTCTTCCGTCAGCACCACCGGTTCCACCCGTTTCGGTGGCTGGGCGGCAACAGGGCCAGGGCCTGCCTCCTGCTCGATTTCGGCAATGGAGGGGGCCTGGTTTTGCTCGTTTGGGGTTTCGCCTTGAGAGCAGGACACTAGAATCAGGCAAAGGACAAATGCCNNNNNNNNNNNNNNNNNNNNNNNNNNNNNNNNNNNNNNNNNNNNNNNNNNNNNNNNNNNNNNNNNNNNNNNNNNNNNNNNNNNNNNNNNNNNNNNNNNNNTCTGTGATGGCATCATTGTATCAAAAACCCTTTACCCGTGCGGCGGGAATCGCCCTGATTTGCGGACTCGTGGGACTGGGCGGATGTTCCTCCATGCCCTACGATGTCTCGGTTCCCGTACTGGAGATGCCCAAGCTTCCCATTCGGCTTTTTCCGGAACGCCCCGATCCCAAGGCGCCCAAAATCCTTCCGGATCACGAACGCTACCTGGAGTTCGCCATCGGCCAGTATCACGCCAACCAGTTCGCTGTGGCGGAATTTTATCTGAAACGCAGCCTCATCCTGGAACACGACAATCCACGCGCCATGCGGCTCCTGCCCTGGGCTTATATGTTCCAGAAGAAATACCGCAAGGCCCTGTACGCCTTCGAGAAAGTGCACACCCGGTTCCCCGATGACGCCCGTCCCGTGACCGGCCTCGGCTGGTGCTATTTCGCCATGCAGGACTACCACCACGCTCTCGAAAAATTTGAACAGGCCCTGATACTGGACAAACACTCCCTTCAGGCGAAAAAAGGAATCGGGTTTGCCTACTGGATGCTCGACCATCCGGATTCGGCTGAACCCTGGCTTCGGCAGGTGTATACCTGGCACCAGTGGGAACGGTTGAAGTCCGACTGGCAGGCGTGGAATCCCAGGCCGCCGGAACGGCTGGTTGAGGTAGTGCCCTCAGACTGGCAGAAGGCGTCACTGTTCACTCCGGAGGTCGAAGCACCGCGTTACCCCTCCATCCTTTACACGCACACGGAATCATTGACTCACCCCGCCGTGGACAACGCTTGGCGACTGTACAGCAAGGAGTTTTATAAGGACGCCCTGAACGCCTTTTCCACACTGCCGCCGGAGGTCGCTGATCAGTTTGATGCGCAAAACGGGCTGGCGTGGAGCTTGTTGAAAACGGGAAACCTGGTGGAAGCCGAAGCCGTTTTCCGGAAACTGCGCCAGACCCATCCCGGTTTTCCCGGCGTGGTCAATGGCATCGGCGCGGTGAAAGCGGCGTACCAGGAAAAATCCCGTTTCGCGCGCCATTATCTGGAGATCGGCAAATACCAGATCGCCGAACAACACATCGCCGAATTGAATACCGCCTACCCCGAATGGTCCCTGCCTCACAGCCTGAAAGGATGGGTGCAGTTGAAACGCGGTAACGAAACAAAGGCATTGCAAATGTTCCAAACCGCCATTTCACATAATCCCGATGACGAAGTGGCTCTCGATGGAATGCGCCAATTTGAAACGCTGGAACTGGCAAAGGTGTTCCAGGGCGACGAGGCGCTGGCGGTGGGGGATTACAAACGTGCTTCTTATCTTTATTACGAATACATCCGCAAAAACGACGGGCCGCTCACCCCCATGCTGGCACGGGCCTACAGCGGCATGGGTTTCAGTCAGTACCACAAGGGGCGCTACGAACTGGCCTTGTACAACTTCCGCAAACTGGGCGGGGTGGACGCACTGGAGTTTGAACGGCAAAAGGGACTTGGGCTCACTTTTTACGCACGGGGCGAGTACGACAAGGCGGTGGATCACCTCATCGTCGCCGATGCCCTGAAGCCGGACCAACCGGATTTGATCCACAAGCTGGATTGGGCGGTCCTGCGCAGTTGGGATGCGGAGACAGCGCGCGATTACCTGCTGGCCAAGGCACAGGAAAAGCCAAGGAGGCCGACCCCGTACGTCGGTTTGGGCTGGGTGTATTACAAAACGGGCCGCCCGAACTTGGGTGTGGAGTATTTCCTGAAATCCATCGAACTCGACCCGGATATCATCCAGACGGTGGAATTCCGCGACATGCTGGAGTCGGAGCGCTTCGGCTGGCAGGTTTACAACCGGTTGGGTTGGGAGTATTACCACCAGGATGAAGCGGACAAAGCGCTCCAGTTGTTCGCACTGGCTTTGGAACGTCGTCCGCGTTCCTCGGAAGCCATGAAAGGCCTGGGTTATGTTTATCTCAAGCTGAAGCAGTATGAACGGGCCGGGGCCATGCTGGCCCGTTCCATCAAACGCAACCCGAACACCCATCCAGTGCGGGTGACGGTGGAAGGTTCCGAGCCGGGAACGAAGGTGGATCTCTGGACAAGCACACGCACACAATTGGCGCGGGCACTTTATCACCAGGGCCGTTTAGAAGACGCGCTCAAATGGTTCCTGGCAGAATACGAGCGCCATCCCAACTGGGCGGAGGTGCACGACGGCCTGGGTTGGACCTATCTGAAAATGGACCGGCTTTCCGAGTCCCGGCAGGCATTTTTAAAGTCGCTTCGCCTGCAACCGATCAATCCCCATTCCCACAAGGGCCTGAAGCAGGTGAAACTCCATATGGCCCAAGGCAGATTATGACCCAGCGGCATCCGCAAGGTGGTCAAATTCCGCTCCCCGCCTGTGGAAAACTTTCCGAAAAAGAGCTCTAAATACAAGGAATTCAAAAATTTCAATTGACAGCGCGGGCACCCTGGTTTATCGTATTAGACATTCCAAGATAAGCGCTCAATACATTTGGGGAGGGAGGGGAAGCCTTTCTCTTTTCGCCGTTTGCGAAGAATCATGGAGTTGGGTCTCTCAACTCCATGATCCCACTTCTGGTCCTGCCAATCCTGCGTTTTTCAATCTCTTCTAAAGTTTCAGCGACAGCCGATCAGATTTTCTTGTAGCTCGCCTTGAGTTGGTCGACCACAGACGGGTCGGCCAGAGTCGACGTATCTCCCAGTTGGTCCCCCTCGTTGGCCGCAATTTTACGCAGAATGCGCCGCATGATCTTGCCTGACCGCGTTTTCGGCAGGCCCGGCGCCCAGTGGATGATGTCCGGTGCCGCGATGGGGCCGATTTCCTTGCGCACGAAATCGATCAGCACCTTCTTCAGGTCGTCTTTGTATTCCACCCCGTCCATCAGTGTGACGTAAGCGTAGATGCCTTGCCCCTTGATGTCGTGAGGAAACCCGACCACCGCCGCCTCGGCCACCTTGTCGTGCAGAACGAGGGCCGACTCCACCTCCGCGGTGCCGATGCGGTGACCGGAGACGTTGATGACGTCGTCCACGCGGCCCGTCACCCAGTAATAACCGTCCTTGTCACGGCGGCACCCGTCGCCGGTGAAATAATAGCCGGGGTACATCTGAAAGTAGTTTTCCTCGAACCGCGAGTGATCGCCGAACACCGTGCGCATCTGCCCCGGCCACGGTTGAGCGAGCGCCAGCACTCCGCTGACGTCGTTGCCTTCCACCACCTTGCCCGTCTCTGCCTCGATCACCACCGGCACCACGCCGAAAAACGGGAGGGTGGCCGACCCCGGCTTGCAGGGGGTGGCTCCAGGAAGCGGGGAAATGAGGATGCCGCCGGTCTCCGTCTGCCACCAGGTGTCCACCACGGGGCAGCGTCCGCGTCCGATATTTTTATGATACCAGCGCCACGCTTCCGGGTTGATGGGTTCGCCCACCGATCCCAGCACCTTGAGTGTGGACAGATCGTACTTCGCCGGGATGTCCTCACCGTGCGAGATGAGGGCACGGATGGCCGTCGGTGCGGTGTAGAACTGCGTCACTTTGTGCTTGTCGATGACAGCCCAGAAGCGTCCGGCGTCCGGATACGTCGGAATGCCTTCAAACATGATGGTCGTCGCGCCGTTGGCCAGGGGTCCGTAGATGATGTACGAATGGCCTGTCACCCAGCCGATGTCGGCGGTGCACCACCAGATGTCGCCGTCGTGATAATCGAAGATGTACTTGTGCGTGAGTGCGTTGAACAGCATGTAGCCGCCGACGTTGTGTTGCGCGCCTTTCGGTTTGCCGGTAGAACCCGAGGTGTAGAGGATGAAAAGCGGGTCCTCGGCGTCCATCTGTTCCGGTTCGCACTCCGGTGATGCGTCCTTCATCTCGTCGTGCCACCAAAAATCGCGGCCGTCTTTCATGGCCGTTTCCAGCTTACTTCCGACCCGTTCAACGACGATGCACTGCTTGATGTCGGTGCCCTGTTTCGACGCCATCTCCATCGCTTGGTCGGCATTCTCTTTCAGGGGAACCGGCTTTTTGCCACGAAATGCGCCATCGGTGGTAACCAGCAACGAACAGCCGGAATCGACGATGCGGTCGGCAAGCGACGTCGGCGAGAAGCCACCGAACACGATGGAGTGAATAGCCCCGATTCGGGCACAGGCCAGCATGGCGATGGCCAGTTCGGGAATCATGGGCATGTATATAGAGATTCGGTCGCCCTTTTTCGCCCCGTGTTTCTTGAGTACGTTGGCGAACCGGCACACTTCGGCGTGAAGTTCCCGGTAGGTCAATCTGGAATCTTCATCCGGCTCGTTGCCTTCCCAGATGATCGCCGTCTGGTCACCGCGTGTCTCCAGGTGACGGTCGATGCAGTTGACGGTGATGTTGGTCTTCGCCCCTTTGAACCACTCGATGAAAATTTTTCCCTTTTTGATGTTGTAATTGTAGTCCCAGACCTTGTCCCATTTCTTGTACCAGAAAAATTCCTCCGCCTGTTCGGCCCAGAATCCTTCGGGATCGTTGATGGACCGATCGTACATTTCCCTATATTGTTCCATGCTCTGGACCCAGGCCTTTTTGGACAGGCTTTCCGGGGGGGTGTACCATCCTTCACCACTCATCGCATGACTCCTCTCATATGTTCACTCGCCGGGAGGGGACGCAACCCGCACCGCCCGGGCCGCTTCCGAAAGGGTCCACAATCCATCCGGATTGTCCATCGTGCCCTCGCGGATATTGAAAACCCAGGTGCGCAGACGCCCGTCTACCAGCTTGATCATCATTGAAAACCCGCAACCGGGCTCGAACCGGTCGCTGATATGCACCGTCTTGCCGAATTTGTCGGTGAGCGAATAAGCCTTGTCGTAGATGCTTTTCGCCTCGTCCTGCGTGGGCAGTCGCCAGTCGTCATACCCGGCGAATTTCTGTTCACGAAGCTCGCGGACATAGTCGGCGCTTTCCTGGTAATTCACCCATTTCTTGAGGTCGATCATGGTGTCGGTTTTCTTCCACATCAACCCGGTTTTCCGGTCCGTCACCGTGCCGTCCCCATTGTCCACAAAGCGTTCTTCGTCAGCCATCGGCAATCATGTTTCCGTTAAAAACTTGGTTCCATTGGTGTCCGTATTCGGACGCGGAAGTGTATCATTATTAAAATGTCTTTTCAAAATAGCTTCCCTGCAAACAAGGATTTGGAATAGAATCGGGGCAGACGCCACCGGACGGAAATTATAACAGGAAAGCTGGAAGGTTATGGAAGAGCTCCCACCCCTCAATGTATTGTTGACGCATCTCGAATGGAACCTGAAACGGATGGCCGAGATGGAATCACAGGCACGCACGGAATATTTCCGCAACGCCGCCCTGCAACGTTACGGCTTCACCTTCGACAGCGCGGTGCGGTGCATTCGGGCACGGGCGCGGGAGAACCACGAATCCTGCGAAAGTCCGGAGGAATGCCTCCGCCTTGCCAATGAGCGCGGGTGGCTGCCGCAGGATGCGGACTGGAGTGAACTGCTCGAATCCTACCGCAAAATGAAGCCGGATGCGCTGGCCCAGCACGGCGACGTCATTTTCGACAAACTCAAGGAATACCACACCGTTTTTGCCACCCTCTACACCCGGCTGGCACAACAGGGCTGAGCTTCAAAACTGATCGCGCAACGCCTCGAAGGCGCGGCGGCGGTGCGAGATGGTGTTTTTTTCGCCGACGCTCATTTCTCCAAACGTGCGGTCGTGTCCGTCCGGAATGAAGATCACATCCCAGCCGAAGCCGTTTTCTCCACGCAGGCTTTGGGCGATGATGCCCGTCACCTCCCCTTTACCGATCACAATCTCGCGGCCGTCGTGCACTGCCACCATGCACACCGCACGTGCCCGCCGGTCGGGAAACGGTTCCAGCATCTTCAGCATGCCCTCGCACCCGACGCTCACTTCGAACCATTTGACCAGGGCGCCGGGCAGGCCGTTCCAGGCTTCGAACACGAGCCCGGAGTCTTCTACCAGTACAGGGGACTTGAGGGTTTCCCAGGCCTCCGTCGCCTTGTGCTCGACCAGTTCCGCCACGTCCGTCGTCTGGATCTCATGCAGGTGGGCGAGATCCCGCCGTTCCATCTCGATTCCCAGGATATCCTGCGCCTCGCGGAACTTGTTGGGATTGCCCGTAACAAACTTCAATTGCTTCCAAAGCGGGTGATGTTTCATAATAATCGAACCAAACCGGGTACCGTGCCTCTGGTATCCTTGTTCCAACCTTAACGCTGTGTTATAAGTTTTCCCTTTCATTCACACGGAAAGCCGCCATTATAAATGAAATCATTCCATCCCATCAGAATCCTCTGCCTGATTCTGGCGCTGGTCGTCGCACCGGGCTGCGTCAAGGTATTTGAAAATGACCACGACGTACAGGCGCAAAAAGCCCTGAAAGACCTCATGGCCATTCAGGACCAGTTCTACCAGAAGAATCAGCGATATGCCAAGAACCTCGTGGAAATCGAGGATTACAAGCTGGAGTATCACAGTGGCATCGTGTACCTCGAAATCGAGTCGGCGGGCAAGGACAAGTACCGTGCCATTGCTCTGCCTGCGGAATCCACCACGGCACGCGTTTTCGCCTACGATACGGAACAGGGCGGCTTCTATGAGATGGGAGAGGAAGAAGTGGCCAGCTACGTGCTGGGCGCGTTGAATTTCATTCGCGGTGAACAGCGGAAAAAGCGGGTGATCGACATCGTCTCCGGTCTGCTGATGGTGATCCTGATTGCGATGGGTTTCAAACTGCACGCATTATATAAGGGACCGAAGTCTGCTTGGGCGATGGCTCCGTATTTCCTTACCATTCCACCGCTGATCATGTCGGTAGCGGCGCTGAACCACATGAACCGCGACATCTTGATGACGCCGTTTCTTCAGACGTTGATTTTCGGTTCGATCGGTTTGTCGGGACTGGCGGTGGTGATGGGAATGATGAGTTTCACCAAACTGCCCCCGGGGGACAACCGCCCTGCCCTGATTGGGGTGGTGATGTGCACCCTGATGATCGCGGTGTTCAACATTGCCATTCTTGCGAACACTTACGCCAAATACGCCGAACCCCCCGGACGGGGCGACACCTACTTCATCCCGGCACCACCTCGACCACGATGATGTGATTGCAATGGGAAGGGACTCCTGAGTCGGGCTGGGCTTTCAGAGAGAACGTCTGCCCGGTCACGGTGTTTTTAGGGAGGGCATAGCGGATGGGCCCTTCATGCGTGTCCAGCACCATCACCTGGCCCATCGAAAGGTCTTTTTGCGTGACCCGGACCTGATAATAAAAATCCTCGCTTTGCTGGGCTCGCGGCGGGTTCACCTGGATTCTCAGAACGAGATCGCCACGTTTTCGGTTCAACAACCCGCGTTCCCCTTTTTCCGGAATGCGCATGACGATGTCATTCGTCGTTCCTGCGGGAATGCGTATGTTGAAAGTTCCACCCGGAGTGCGTACCCGAACTGTCCCGCCGTTCAGACCGGTGTGCGATTCGATGTTGACGGTCTTTTCCAGGTCGAGGCAAAGCACGCGGCGCTCCAGGCTCTGCATGTTGCGGTAGGTACCGTTCCACCAGCGGCCTACCCGCCGGGAAAATGGCAAACCCGTTTCCCCGGCTTGGGCATCTTCCTTCGGCACCACTTCCGGTTCCGGAGGCGTGGCGTGGACGTAACCCTTGCCGTTTGCCGGTATGGAATCCTCGTCTTTTACGTATTGCTGGGAATTCGAACGACGGTTCCGCTCCCTGCCATTTCCATTTTTTGTTTGCGGTTCGTATTCGGGTTTGGGACTTGCGGGGTCTTCAGCGGAAATGTTCGGCATCCATTTCAAACGCATTGCGGGGTTGGTCCGGTAGTACCTCTCCAAAACACCAAAGGCGATTGAAATTTTTTTGAAACGGTCTTCACTGTCCGTATCGTTGGGATTTTTGTCAGGATGGTACTGCTTGGCAAGCTGGTAATAAGCCTTTTTTATTTCAGGCCAGGAAACGCCTTCCGCCACATTGAGCGTTTGGAAACATTCCGGCAGGTCCACATAGCGCGTCGCATTCATGACAACGAACCGCTCCTCCTCTAATGTGTCACAGCTCAGCCCGGGAACTGTGCAGGCTACTCACAGTTTTTCCACAAGCTGGTCTTTCAGAACCGATCAGAATAGATCAACAAAAACAAAGCGCCCCTCATTTTTGGCCTTTGCTCTTGTAACTTGTTTGGAGTAGCCTGATAATACCTTTTTTTATAAAACTGCAAACGGTAAATTTATGGATAATTTGATCGGTTGTCCTGAGCAAAAACTGAACGAAATCATGGTCGGGTGGGGTGAAAAACCGTACCGCTCGCACCAGGTTTTCAACTGGGTTTACCATTATGGAATCCGGCAGTTTGGGGATATGACCAATCTTTCCAAAGCATTAAGGAAAAAACTGGAAGAACGGTTTTATATTCGCCTGCCCCGGATTGTAATGAGCACGCCATCGAGGGACGGATCGATCAAATACCTGTTCGGTCTGGAGGATGGCCAGGAGGTGGAGGCCATCTGGATGCCGGAGACGGACCGCAAGACGCTCTGCATCTCGACGCAAGTTGGGTGCCGCCTCGCCTGCTCCTTCTGTCTGACGGCGAGCATGGGGCTGAAGCGTCACCTGACGTCGGCGGAGATCATCGGCCAGTACCTGGCGGTGAACGCCGACCACACGGAAGAAAACCGGGTCTCCAACATCGTGTTCATGGGTATGGGCGAGCCGCTGGACAATTACGACGCCGTATGCGACGCCCTCAGGCTGATGGTTTCGCCGG
Coding sequences within it:
- a CDS encoding DnaJ C-terminal domain-containing protein, translated to MNATRYVDLPECFQTLNVAEGVSWPEIKKAYYQLAKQYHPDKNPNDTDSEDRFKKISIAFGVLERYYRTNPAMRLKWMPNISAEDPASPKPEYEPQTKNGNGRERNRRSNSQQYVKDEDSIPANGKGYVHATPPEPEVVPKEDAQAGETGLPFSRRVGRWWNGTYRNMQSLERRVLCLDLEKTVNIESHTGLNGGTVRVRTPGGTFNIRIPAGTTNDIVMRIPEKGERGLLNRKRGDLVLRIQVNPPRAQQSEDFYYQVRVTQKDLSMGQVMVLDTHEGPIRYALPKNTVTGQTFSLKAQPDSGVPSHCNHIIVVEVVPG
- the rlmN gene encoding 23S rRNA (adenine(2503)-C(2))-methyltransferase RlmN — encoded protein: MDNLIGCPEQKLNEIMVGWGEKPYRSHQVFNWVYHYGIRQFGDMTNLSKALRKKLEERFYIRLPRIVMSTPSRDGSIKYLFGLEDGQEVEAIWMPETDRKTLCISTQVGCRLACSFCLTASMGLKRHLTSAEIIGQYLAVNADHTEENRVSNIVFMGMGEPLDNYDAVCDALRLMVSPEALRISTRKITLSTSGLVDRIERFKSENLHVNLAISLNATDNPTRDQIMPINRKYPIEVLLDCLRTYPLKPSRRLTFEYVMLKGINDTDEDARRLAKLLRNIPSKINLIPFNAFDSADYQPPAPQRVQAFQDYLIGKHYSVFVRKNRGTDILGACGQLALQNS
- the rdgB gene encoding RdgB/HAM1 family non-canonical purine NTP pyrophosphatase, whose translation is MKHHPLWKQLKFVTGNPNKFREAQDILGIEMERRDLAHLHEIQTTDVAELVEHKATEAWETLKSPVLVEDSGLVFEAWNGLPGALVKWFEVSVGCEGMLKMLEPFPDRRARAVCMVAVHDGREIVIGKGEVTGIIAQSLRGENGFGWDVIFIPDGHDRTFGEMSVGEKNTISHRRRAFEALRDQF
- a CDS encoding Lcl domain-containing protein, producing MADEERFVDNGDGTVTDRKTGLMWKKTDTMIDLKKWVNYQESADYVRELREQKFAGYDDWRLPTQDEAKSIYDKAYSLTDKFGKTVHISDRFEPGCGFSMMIKLVDGRLRTWVFNIREGTMDNPDGLWTLSEAARAVRVASPPGE
- the acs gene encoding acetate--CoA ligase; translated protein: MSGEGWYTPPESLSKKAWVQSMEQYREMYDRSINDPEGFWAEQAEEFFWYKKWDKVWDYNYNIKKGKIFIEWFKGAKTNITVNCIDRHLETRGDQTAIIWEGNEPDEDSRLTYRELHAEVCRFANVLKKHGAKKGDRISIYMPMIPELAIAMLACARIGAIHSIVFGGFSPTSLADRIVDSGCSLLVTTDGAFRGKKPVPLKENADQAMEMASKQGTDIKQCIVVERVGSKLETAMKDGRDFWWHDEMKDASPECEPEQMDAEDPLFILYTSGSTGKPKGAQHNVGGYMLFNALTHKYIFDYHDGDIWWCTADIGWVTGHSYIIYGPLANGATTIMFEGIPTYPDAGRFWAVIDKHKVTQFYTAPTAIRALISHGEDIPAKYDLSTLKVLGSVGEPINPEAWRWYHKNIGRGRCPVVDTWWQTETGGILISPLPGATPCKPGSATLPFFGVVPVVIEAETGKVVEGNDVSGVLALAQPWPGQMRTVFGDHSRFEENYFQMYPGYYFTGDGCRRDKDGYYWVTGRVDDVINVSGHRIGTAEVESALVLHDKVAEAAVVGFPHDIKGQGIYAYVTLMDGVEYKDDLKKVLIDFVRKEIGPIAAPDIIHWAPGLPKTRSGKIMRRILRKIAANEGDQLGDTSTLADPSVVDQLKASYKKI
- a CDS encoding nucleotidyltransferase substrate binding protein — encoded protein: MEELPPLNVLLTHLEWNLKRMAEMESQARTEYFRNAALQRYGFTFDSAVRCIRARARENHESCESPEECLRLANERGWLPQDADWSELLESYRKMKPDALAQHGDVIFDKLKEYHTVFATLYTRLAQQG